One genomic region from Desulfomonilaceae bacterium encodes:
- a CDS encoding A24 family peptidase — MNTAERILTSFIVLGFGVFIGSVVNRITRYFLNEISRVDERTLTSSKSVSSIHLARIFLCRTLDSHDLKHEIRKEIMVELLCGIGSLSIFLKFGLSPVFFTLILFLAMLIAIFRIDMEKMIIPDIISLTGVVFGFLFSSLEFLPDMNWKSSAGGVLLGATILYIPAYLYKLIKGADGLGGGDVKLMAMVGAFTGVEGTIFTLFVASFTGCLVGLIGALYKRISSDSLIPFGPFISSAAILYVLLGKIIITDFLRFPEFF; from the coding sequence GTGAATACCGCTGAAAGAATTTTAACTTCATTCATCGTCTTGGGATTTGGTGTTTTCATAGGTTCTGTCGTGAATCGGATCACGCGCTATTTTCTTAATGAAATATCCCGGGTAGATGAAAGAACGCTAACTTCATCGAAATCAGTCAGTTCGATCCATCTGGCAAGAATTTTTCTCTGCAGGACCCTTGACTCACATGATTTAAAGCATGAGATCCGTAAAGAAATTATGGTGGAACTCCTCTGTGGCATTGGATCGTTGTCAATATTTTTAAAATTCGGTTTAAGCCCGGTTTTCTTCACGCTGATTCTGTTCCTTGCCATGTTAATCGCCATTTTCAGGATAGACATGGAAAAGATGATTATCCCTGACATCATTTCTCTGACCGGCGTAGTATTTGGTTTTCTGTTTTCGAGCCTTGAGTTTTTACCTGACATGAACTGGAAATCATCTGCTGGTGGAGTTTTGCTTGGAGCCACAATCCTATATATTCCGGCGTACCTGTACAAACTGATCAAGGGCGCGGATGGTCTGGGAGGCGGAGATGTGAAGCTCATGGCGATGGTCGGAGCGTTCACTGGGGTAGAAGGGACGATATTCACTTTGTTCGTGGCCTCATTCACCGGATGCCTTGTAGGACTTATCGGCGCTTTGTACAAGAGGATATCGTCAGATTCATTGATCCCGTTTGGTCCATTCATATCCTCAGCGGCAATTCTCTACGTGTTGCTGGGGAAAATCATTATTACGGATTTTCTCCGTTTCCCTGAATTTTTCTAA
- a CDS encoding phosphate ABC transporter substrate-binding protein, which translates to MMLKLSSFLIAAGLAFTPMASAMDLDPGLTSYQKVSGVSGSVKSVGSDTLNNLMTFWAEGFRAAYPGVKISIEGKGSSTAPPALIEGASQFGPMSREMKSKEITDFEKKFGYKPSVVRVAVDSLAVFVNKDNPIKCLTMQQLDGIFSKTRKSGAKDIKTWGDVGLTGEWADKPISTYGRNSASGTYAYFKEIALFHGDYKDTVKEQPGSSAVVQGVANDKYAIGYSGVGYKTPDVRTVPLASKDGAKCYEANAENAYDGNYSLARFLYIYFNKKPNEALNPLMAQFLRYVFSKEGQMIVVKDGFYPVSKALAEEDLGKVGLK; encoded by the coding sequence ATGATGTTGAAGTTGTCATCGTTTCTTATAGCCGCAGGGCTGGCTTTTACTCCAATGGCCTCAGCAATGGATCTTGATCCAGGATTGACTTCGTATCAAAAGGTAAGCGGCGTCTCCGGCTCCGTCAAATCAGTCGGTTCAGATACATTAAACAACTTGATGACTTTTTGGGCTGAGGGTTTTAGGGCCGCCTATCCTGGAGTAAAGATCTCAATAGAAGGCAAGGGCTCCTCTACTGCGCCGCCTGCTTTAATAGAGGGAGCGTCGCAATTCGGTCCTATGTCGCGTGAGATGAAATCCAAAGAAATTACCGATTTTGAAAAGAAATTTGGTTACAAACCTTCAGTTGTTAGAGTTGCTGTTGATTCTCTGGCGGTGTTCGTCAACAAGGATAACCCTATCAAGTGCCTGACCATGCAGCAACTTGACGGAATCTTTTCAAAAACGCGCAAGAGCGGCGCCAAAGACATAAAAACGTGGGGAGACGTTGGTTTGACGGGAGAATGGGCCGACAAACCCATTTCGACTTACGGTCGTAACTCTGCAAGCGGCACTTACGCTTATTTTAAAGAAATTGCGCTGTTCCACGGCGACTATAAAGACACAGTAAAAGAGCAACCCGGGTCTTCGGCTGTTGTTCAAGGTGTGGCTAATGACAAGTATGCGATAGGATATTCAGGTGTTGGGTACAAAACACCGGATGTCCGCACAGTTCCTCTTGCGTCCAAAGACGGGGCCAAGTGTTACGAAGCGAACGCTGAAAACGCATATGACGGAAATTATTCATTAGCGAGGTTTCTGTACATATATTTCAATAAAAAACCGAATGAAGCTCTAAATCCGTTGATGGCCCAGTTCTTGAGGTACGTTTTTTCCAAAGAGGGCCAGATGATAGTTGTTAAAGATGGTTTCTATCCTGTTTCTAAAGCGTTAGCCGAAGAGGATCTTGGTAAAGTCGGATTGAAATAG
- a CDS encoding RodZ domain-containing protein, with amino-acid sequence MESFGLYLKELREEKGKSLEDISLSTKIAMTNLDFLENDRYDLLPPLVFVKGFVRSYARELGQDVDDTVKKLEDFIGEQQPHSLVEEKSLVPVESSQHGLSFVQNVWFNRVLTAVGALSLLILVLTGVSRVFLEGDHKANDTISKTGTPVSAQPGRREKSRPSLTTVKPTQAGKKVLEIKAIANAWVRVEPDNGPAEEMLMSPGDIQVFTAKNNFRVITGNAGGIRMRFDGRVMPVLGKPNQTLALTLP; translated from the coding sequence ATGGAATCTTTTGGACTGTACCTCAAAGAACTTAGAGAAGAGAAAGGTAAGAGTCTGGAAGATATCTCCCTCAGCACAAAAATAGCTATGACAAATCTGGATTTTCTGGAGAACGATCGATACGATCTATTGCCCCCACTGGTTTTTGTAAAAGGTTTTGTAAGATCTTACGCTCGTGAACTTGGGCAGGATGTTGACGACACTGTCAAGAAACTTGAGGATTTCATTGGCGAACAGCAGCCCCATAGCCTTGTAGAAGAAAAGAGCCTGGTCCCCGTCGAATCGAGTCAGCATGGGCTATCATTTGTTCAGAATGTATGGTTCAACAGGGTATTGACAGCCGTTGGCGCGTTGTCCCTGTTGATCCTGGTTCTGACAGGAGTTAGTCGAGTTTTTTTAGAGGGAGATCACAAAGCCAATGATACAATAAGCAAAACAGGAACTCCTGTTAGCGCGCAACCTGGCCGTCGTGAAAAGTCTCGACCTTCTCTAACAACGGTTAAACCAACCCAAGCTGGAAAGAAAGTCCTTGAAATAAAAGCCATAGCTAACGCTTGGGTCCGCGTGGAACCTGATAATGGCCCAGCAGAAGAAATGTTGATGTCCCCTGGGGACATACAGGTTTTTACCGCAAAAAATAATTTTAGAGTTATAACAGGAAATGCGGGTGGGATCAGAATGAGATTTGACGGTCGAGTAATGCCAGTGCTCGGGAAACCGAATCAAACCTTGGCGTTGACCCTACCTTAA